GCAAGGGGGGAAGGAGCGGACGGCGCCTCTTCCCCGTCGACGTGGGAGGGTGAGGGAAGGGATGGCCCCCCATCCCGACCTTCCCCCGCAAGGGGGGAAGGAGCGGACGGCGCCTCTTCCCCGTCGACGTGGGAGGGTGAGGGAAGGGATGACCCCCATCCCGACCTTCCCCCGCAAGGGGGGAAGGAGCGGACGGCGCCTCTCCCCCGTCGACGTGGGATGGTGAGGGAAGGGATAACCCCCCATCCCGACCTTCCCCCGCAAGGGGGGAAGGAGCGGACAGCCCCTCTCCCCCTCGCAGGGGGAGAGGGTGAGGGTGAGGGGGTGCCCGGTCACCCGAAGCAATCGCGCCGGCGTCAACGCTTCCTCAACGGTGGGCGAGACGCACGCGGGGCTGTCGGAGCTTCAGCGGGGCGACGCCACTCCAGAAGGTGCGCTCGCCGGTCATGGCCTGGACGTGGCCGTCCCACTCGAGGGTGAAGGCGGTGATGCCCAGCTTGGCGGCGTCTCGCACGCGCGCCTGGGTCGCCTCGTCCGTCGCCGCGGCGCGGATCAGGTCGATCTGTCGGCGGCCGTGGCCAACGTCCTGAGTGGCGTGGAGGTGGTACGTCTCGGCCGCGCGCGGAGAGAAGCCATAGTAGCCGGTCAGCTCGCGATACACGTTCGCAGCGACGCCGTCTGGCCCGCCGTGCTGGCTCTCGACGAAGGCGAGCATCGCCAGCCCCTCGAGGGCGGACCGGCGCTGGCAACAGCCGACGATCATCTCGATGGCGGCCGAGGTGCCCGGCGCGGGCTCCGCCTGGTCGGCCTCCTCGCGGGTGATCCCCGCCTCCTCGAGGAATTGGAGCATGATGTCCACGTGGGTACGCTCGCCGCTCAGCTCCTCCATGAAGTTCTCCAGCACGGTGTCCATCAGGCCATACTGCTTGTCGGCGACGGCGTTGACGGCGATGTAGCCGAAGTAGATGGGGTTGGTCCGCACGCGGAGGTAGTGCTGCGCCTCGCCGAGGATGATCTGCTCGCGGGTCCACCGGTGCTGGATGATGCCCTGAAACCACGGGTGCTGAATCATCGGCACCTCGTTGGCGTAGCTCCACAGTTCGTCGATGAAGTCGTCGGGAGACAGCATGTTCAACCTCCCCTGCGCCAGCCCGCCGGCGCGGATGGCCCCGATGCCCAAAGCATACGACACGGGGTCGCAGGGCGACGCGGGCGCTATTTCGACGGGGGACAACCCCCGTCCTGCGAGGCTGGTTACCCGCGTCCCGACGCCGATGACGCCGTGGCGGCGGCCTCGCGGGGGAACTCGGGCATCACGCGCTCGGCGAAGAGCCGAATGTTCCGGAGCGCCAGCTCCTGGGGCATGCCGCCGAAGTGGAACGTGCCGGACATCGTGGTCAGGCCGATGGTCTCCTTCCAGCGGTGGATGATCTCGATCACTCGCGCCGAGTCGCCCGCGATCACGTTCCCCGTCTCGATCTCGTTGTCGATGTCGTGCCGGTCGCGCGCGACGCCGTTCGGCTGGCGAACCAGCGTGTTCCGCTCTCGGGTGAGCGTCTCGTAGTTGCCGAAGTACTTCGCGGCCTGCTCGTGCGCCTCGCGATCGCTGGGCGCGACGTAGATGTGGAACTTGCCAAGGATCTCGTGCGCGGCCAGGTCGTGACCGGCGGCGCAGAGCGCGTCCTTGTAGACGCCCACCCAGTGCTGGAGGACGGGCGGCTCATACATGTAGGGGAGCGTCATGAGGTTGTAGCCCTTCTCCCCCGCCCAGCGGAACGTGTCGTCGCTGCGCGAGGCGCCGACCCAGATGGTGGGGTGCGGCTGCTGGACCGGCCTGGGGAGGACGCGGATGTCCGAGTAGCTGAACAGCTCGCCGTGGAAGTTCACTGTCTCATCGGTCCAGGCCTGGCGGATGATCTCCGCCGCCTCGCGCATGCGGAGGGCGCTATCGGCCTGGCTGACACCGAAGCCGGCGAACTCGGGCGGCGTCGAGCCTCGCCCGATCCCGAACTCGAGCCGCCCGTTGGAGATGTTGTCCACCATCGCGTAGGCTTCGGCGATCTGGACCGGGTTGTGGAGCGGCAAAACGCTGACCGCGACGCCCAGGTGGATGCGGCGAGTCGTGCGAGCGACGGCGGCGAGAAACGTGGGCGGGTTGGAGATGGTGCCGCCGTACTCGTGGAAGTGATGCTCGGTGACCCAGAGGTCATGGACCCCGAGCGTGTCCATCAGCTCCGCCTGCTCGAAGATGTGCTGATAGAAGGCGGCCACCGGCCCGTCGAGGCTGGCGATGTACGTCGGCAGATAATGAGCCCCAAACCGCATGTCGTCTCTCCTACGGGGATGCTGGCAACCGCTCGCCCCTCGTGTGCCAGCAGTATGCTGCGCGTCGGGGGGGAAGGCAAGCGAGCGGTGGGCGGGCACGGAGCTCCGGCGGCGGTCGGTGCCCCCCGGTCACCGGGCGCGCTTGACCCTGACGTTTCGTGTATATACACTGAACACCATGGCCGCGGACGTGGACCTCTCCGCTTGTCGGGCCTGTTATTGCCTGGCGGCGCGCAAGACCGCGCGCGCCATTACCAGGCTATACGACGAGAGGCTGCGCCCGCACGGCCTGCGCGCGACCCAGTTCTCCATCCTCGTGGCGCTCGCCCTGAAGGGGCCCACATCGGTTGGCGAGCTCGCCGAGCTGCTCGGTCTGGAGCACACAACGCTCACGCGGAGCGCGGCGCGTCTCGAGCGGGACGGCTGGGTCGCTACCGCTTCGGCCCCCGACCATCGCCGCCGGCCGCTGAGCCTGACGCAGGCGGGGCGGCGAAAGGTGGAGGAGGCTTTTCCAGCCTGGAAGGAGGTCCAGGATTCCATCAGCCGCGTCGGTCCAGACGCCTGGCGGGAGGCGCTCCGGCGGCGCGGCGGATCGATCATCGACGGCAAAAGGAGTGACTCATGAGCAGTGTCCGAGTTCTCGTTGGCACGCGCAAGGGCGCATTTATCCTCACGTCAGATGGGAAGCGCAACTCGTGGCGTGTCGACGGCCCTCACTTCGCGGGCTGGGAGGTCTACCACCTCAAGGGGTCTCCAGTGGACCCCGATCGACTCTACGCGTCGCAGACGAGCAGCTGGTTCGGGCAGATCATTCAGCGCTCGAACGACGGCGGCAAGACCTGGTTCCAGCCCGGGACGCCGCCGGGCGAGCCGATGACGACGCCGGACGGCATGCCGAAGGGCGAGAGCAACAAGTTCGTCTACGAGGGCGAGGTGGCCGACCACCTCTGGTACGATGGCACGCCGCGCCCGTGGGAGTTCAAGCGCGTATGGCACCTCGAGCCCTCGCGAGCGGACCCGGACATGGTCTACGCGGGAGTCGAGGACGCGGCCCTCTTTCGCACGACGGATGGCGGCCGGACGTGGCAGGAGCTCCCCGGGCTGCGCACCCACCAGACGGCATCGGCGTGGTCGCCGGGCGCGGGCGGTCTGTGCCTGCACACGATCCTTCAGCACCCGACCGATCCCCAGCGGATCTTCATCGCCATCTCCTCGGCCGGCGCGTTTCGAACCGACGACGGCGCGGCCACGTGGCGGCCGATCAACAACGGCCTGCATTCAACCTACATCCCGGACCCGAACGCCGAGGTCGGCCACTGTGTGCACCGCATCGCCATGCACCCCTCGCGGCCGGACGTGCTCTTCATGCAGAAGCACTGGGACGTCATGCGCAGCGACGATGGCGGTAATTCCTGGCACGAAGTCAGCGGTAATCTCCCCACCGACTTCGGATTCCCCATCGAGGTCCACGCACACGAGCCGGACACGGTCTTCGTGATCCCCATCAAGAGCGACTCCGAGCATTTTCCGCCCGATGGGAAGCTCCGGGTCTACCGGAGCCGGACGGGCGGAAATGAGTGGGAGCCGCTCACCAAGGGCCTCCCGCAACAGGATTGCTACGTCAACGTCCTGCGGGACGCGACGTCCGTCGACTCGCTCGATCCGTGTGGCATCTACTTCGGCACGTCCGGCGGGCAGGTGTACGCGTCCGCCGATTCCGGGGAGACGTGGGCGCCGATCGTTCGAGATCTGCCGCCAGTCGTGTCAGTCGAGGTCCAGACGTTGCCATGATCCGCGTGGTGCTTCCCTACCACCTTCGGAACCTCGCAGGCGTCGGCCGTGAGGTGCGGGTCGATGTGGAGGGACCGGTCACGCAGCGCTCCCTTCTCGACGCCCTCGAGGCGAGCTACCCGATGCTGCGGGGGACCATCCGCGACCACACCACGCAGCGACGACGGGCGCTCGTGCGCTTCTTTGCGTGCGGCGAAGACTGGTCCAACGAGTCGCCGGACACGCAGCTTCCCGAGGCCGTCGCGGCCGGTGCGGAGCCGTTTCTGGTGGTCGGGGCCATCGCTGGCGGCTGAGGACGGCGCGAGGGAGCGCGCACCGTCCGGGGGCCTTCGATCTCCGATTGACGGGCGACCGACCGCGCACGTAGAGTGGGCTCAGCCAACCTGCGGAGGCTGCGCCCATGGCCGAGATCGTGTTCGTGGCTGCGTGTTCGCACTCGCCGTATCTCTTCGACTCACCGGATACGTGGACGACGAGCCGTGGACGGCGAGCGCTTCGCGCCGACGTGCCGGTGGACTCGGCGGAGGTGAACGCGGAGAAGCATCGACGGTGCATGGCCGCGTTCGCCACGCTGAGGGAGCTGCTCGCCGCCGCGAAACCGGACGTTCTGCTCGTGTTCGGGGACGACCAGTACGAGCAGTTCGACTTCGCCAACTTTCCGGCGTTTGCCGTCTGCAGCGCGGAGGAGTTCGACGCGACACCGCCGCCCGTGTTCAGCGGAGGGCTGATGCGCAAGGGGTGGCCCGAGATGAGCAGCGAGGAGCGGATCCACGTCCTCGGCCATCCGGAGCTGGGTAAGCACCTGACCATGGGTCTGATCCGAAACGGCTTCGACGTCGCTTTTTGCCTAGAATTGCCGAAGAAGGACCGCGGCCTGGGGCACGCGTTCACGCACCCGTCGTTCTACATCGACCCGGATTACCGCGTGCCCATCCTGCCCTTCTTCGTGAACTGCTACTATCCCCCGCAGCCCACGGGCCTCCGATGCTACGAGCTTGGGCGGGCCGTTCGCGCCCTCATCGAGGCGGCACCGCTCGACCTGCGAGTGGCCGTGCTGGGATCTGGAGGGCTCTGGCACACACCGTTGTGGCCGGGGGCTTACCTCGACGAGACCTTCGATCAAGCGATCCTGCAGAGCGTGCGGGACGGCGCGCCCCGCGCGATGGCGCAGGTGCTGGACGGTGCGAGGTGGAACCACCCGACCGTTGCGCCGCCCGACGTTCGGCCGCTTCTGGCCAATATGGTTCTCGGCGTCACGGGTATGACCGGGGGTCTGGCGAGCGGAAGCGGCGAGGTGCGGAACTGGATCGCCGCGGCCGCGGTGGCCGACGGCGCGCCTGGCACCGTCATCGACTACGTTCCGGTCTATGCGTCTCCTTGCGGCATGGGCTTCGCCTACTGGGTCGTACCGCCTCCCACCGGCGATCGCGGGGATCGCCCACCGTTGGGTGTATAGGCCGGGCGCCCGACAGCGCGCCGACCGGTTCGCGCCGCTGCCCTCCGACGCGAGCGATGTGGGACCCGAAGGTTCGAAAGGCGATCGATCACTCGCTCGATCGAGAGGAGATCGCCTAGGTGCGCGCAGTGCGGTTGGATCAGCCTGGGCGCCCCTGGCGGTCCCGGTAGAGCACGAGATCCTCGCCGAGCAGCCGAACTGCTCGCGTTCCCGGCCGGGGGAGCTGACTGCTTGCCGCGATGGGATGCCAGTATCGGCGCATGAGCTCCCCGCAGGGAGTGTTCGCCCCCACGCAACACAGACGCTCGTTCTGCTCCGTGGACGCCCGGAATCCACGCCCTCCGGTAGAACGCCCGCCCTGGGCTGACGCCTTGCCTACAGCGAGAGGTTGAACAGCTGTACGGCGTTCAACCCCATCAGCTTGTCCTTGTCCTCGGCCGAGATCGAGCCCAGCGATTCCAGGAACTGGATCGTGTTCATGCCGGACCCGGCGAGCCCGTGGGGATAGTCGCTGGAGATGAGGAGCCGATCGGCGCCCAATCGTTCGACGAGAAACGCCATCGACTTCGATTCCGCCTTGATGTTGAAGGAGAACCAGAAGTTCTCCAAGTATTCGGAAGCGAGGCGGCGGTTGCGGATCTTCGTGTAATCGGGCTCTTCGACCGACACTTCGTCAAGCCGATCGAAGAGGTACGGCACGAAACCGGCCCCCGCTTCGAGCACGCCAACCCGCAGGCGTGGAAAGGCGTCGAGCACGCCGCCGCAGATGAGCGAGCCCACGGCGAGGGAGGACTCGGCGGGAAACTGGAGCGCATTGCCGAAACGGTAGCGCTGGTATCGGTGCGCGCCCGCCGTGATGGCGAGGTGCGAGCAGTGGACGATGAGGGGGACGTTCAGCTCCTCGACCCGCTGGTAGAAGGGCCAGAACTCGAACTCGTCCAGGTTTCGGTCGTTGATGGCGGTGCCGATCTGTGGGGCGTGGAGGCCCAGCTCGAGGATCGCCCGATCCAGCTCCTTGATGGCCAGGCTGACGTCCTGCATCGGCATGACGGCGAGGCCGATGAACTCCGGATGGCGCTTGAGGGCGCGCGCCACGGCGTTGTTGTAGGCGGCGCACACGCTGGCTCCCAGCTCGGGGTCGACGTCGTACGCGTACGGCGCGTTATTGGGCACGAGGACCTGGCGATCGAACCCGATCTTCTTCAGATCCGCCGCGCGCACGTCGGCGTCCGAGGTCCCCGGGTGCCTGCGGCCCATGACGAGACACGTCGGGTAGTTCCACATGAACGAGGGCACGTGCTCGGCGCGATCCTTATAGATCACGACCGACCGCCCCGCCCCGTCCTCGATAAAGTGGGGGCGCCGACCGAGGAACTTCGGATCGACGTCGTCGAACGCGTCGAATGGGAGGAAGTGCGAATCGCAGTCGATCTTGACGGCCATCGGGCTCCCCCTTTCAGGATGCTGGAGATCCGCTCACGGCGGGCGACTCGTCGGGATCCAGGTGCGCCAGCCGTGGCGCCACCTGCTCCATCAACCGGTGCATGGAGTCGGCGATCTTCTCGGGCGGGGCGATGGGCAGCCCGCAGAACATCAGCAGGGTGCCAAACCCGCCGCTGCCGTCGTAGAAGTCTTTGATTCGCTGGTAGATGGTGTCCGGCCCGCCCACCCAGTAGAAGCCGCTCTCGAGCATATAGTCGAAGGTGACGTCATCGAGGGTCATGCCCGGATCGATGCGCCGCAGCA
This sequence is a window from Chloroflexota bacterium. Protein-coding genes within it:
- a CDS encoding iron-containing redox enzyme family protein, yielding MLSPDDFIDELWSYANEVPMIQHPWFQGIIQHRWTREQIILGEAQHYLRVRTNPIYFGYIAVNAVADKQYGLMDTVLENFMEELSGERTHVDIMLQFLEEAGITREEADQAEPAPGTSAAIEMIVGCCQRRSALEGLAMLAFVESQHGGPDGVAANVYRELTGYYGFSPRAAETYHLHATQDVGHGRRQIDLIRAAATDEATQARVRDAAKLGITAFTLEWDGHVQAMTGERTFWSGVAPLKLRQPRVRLAHR
- a CDS encoding LLM class flavin-dependent oxidoreductase — translated: MRFGAHYLPTYIASLDGPVAAFYQHIFEQAELMDTLGVHDLWVTEHHFHEYGGTISNPPTFLAAVARTTRRIHLGVAVSVLPLHNPVQIAEAYAMVDNISNGRLEFGIGRGSTPPEFAGFGVSQADSALRMREAAEIIRQAWTDETVNFHGELFSYSDIRVLPRPVQQPHPTIWVGASRSDDTFRWAGEKGYNLMTLPYMYEPPVLQHWVGVYKDALCAAGHDLAAHEILGKFHIYVAPSDREAHEQAAKYFGNYETLTRERNTLVRQPNGVARDRHDIDNEIETGNVIAGDSARVIEIIHRWKETIGLTTMSGTFHFGGMPQELALRNIRLFAERVMPEFPREAAATASSASGRG
- a CDS encoding MarR family transcriptional regulator; the protein is MPPGHRARLTLTFRVYTLNTMAADVDLSACRACYCLAARKTARAITRLYDERLRPHGLRATQFSILVALALKGPTSVGELAELLGLEHTTLTRSAARLERDGWVATASAPDHRRRPLSLTQAGRRKVEEAFPAWKEVQDSISRVGPDAWREALRRRGGSIIDGKRSDS
- a CDS encoding exo-alpha-sialidase; the encoded protein is MSSVRVLVGTRKGAFILTSDGKRNSWRVDGPHFAGWEVYHLKGSPVDPDRLYASQTSSWFGQIIQRSNDGGKTWFQPGTPPGEPMTTPDGMPKGESNKFVYEGEVADHLWYDGTPRPWEFKRVWHLEPSRADPDMVYAGVEDAALFRTTDGGRTWQELPGLRTHQTASAWSPGAGGLCLHTILQHPTDPQRIFIAISSAGAFRTDDGAATWRPINNGLHSTYIPDPNAEVGHCVHRIAMHPSRPDVLFMQKHWDVMRSDDGGNSWHEVSGNLPTDFGFPIEVHAHEPDTVFVIPIKSDSEHFPPDGKLRVYRSRTGGNEWEPLTKGLPQQDCYVNVLRDATSVDSLDPCGIYFGTSGGQVYASADSGETWAPIVRDLPPVVSVEVQTLP
- a CDS encoding MoaD/ThiS family protein, with protein sequence MIRVVLPYHLRNLAGVGREVRVDVEGPVTQRSLLDALEASYPMLRGTIRDHTTQRRRALVRFFACGEDWSNESPDTQLPEAVAAGAEPFLVVGAIAGG
- a CDS encoding amidohydrolase family protein codes for the protein MAVKIDCDSHFLPFDAFDDVDPKFLGRRPHFIEDGAGRSVVIYKDRAEHVPSFMWNYPTCLVMGRRHPGTSDADVRAADLKKIGFDRQVLVPNNAPYAYDVDPELGASVCAAYNNAVARALKRHPEFIGLAVMPMQDVSLAIKELDRAILELGLHAPQIGTAINDRNLDEFEFWPFYQRVEELNVPLIVHCSHLAITAGAHRYQRYRFGNALQFPAESSLAVGSLICGGVLDAFPRLRVGVLEAGAGFVPYLFDRLDEVSVEEPDYTKIRNRRLASEYLENFWFSFNIKAESKSMAFLVERLGADRLLISSDYPHGLAGSGMNTIQFLESLGSISAEDKDKLMGLNAVQLFNLSL